One stretch of Paenibacillus sp. FSL R5-0341 DNA includes these proteins:
- a CDS encoding Gfo/Idh/MocA family oxidoreductase — protein sequence MTEVVGRDKVRWGIMGTGWIASQFAKDLQHAGNAEKAAVGSRTAGSAEKFAAEYGFARAYGSYDEMLQDPEVDIIYVATPHPLHKENVMACLEAGKAVLCEKPFTMNARQLEQLVETARERKLFLMEGMWTRFLPPIEQARAWIAEGRIGEVRLVQVDFGFRVGWEPEGRLLNPDLGGGALLDAGVYPISFASMIFGEQPQHVWSTANIGETGVDEQFSVLLSYSEGRSASLSAAIRLNLSNEAVIYGTEGKIRLPLFLAGKEAYLHVNGQDEPEKFTDDRTCIGYAFEAEEAGRCILEGRTESNTIKLDESLEIMKLMDTIRGQWGLRYKSE from the coding sequence ATGACAGAAGTAGTGGGACGGGATAAAGTACGTTGGGGCATTATGGGCACGGGATGGATAGCATCCCAGTTTGCAAAGGATTTGCAACATGCGGGGAACGCGGAGAAAGCAGCGGTAGGTTCGCGGACAGCGGGAAGCGCGGAGAAGTTTGCAGCTGAATATGGTTTTGCACGCGCTTACGGCTCGTATGATGAAATGCTGCAAGATCCTGAGGTAGATATTATCTATGTGGCAACACCTCATCCTTTACATAAGGAGAATGTGATGGCTTGTCTGGAGGCAGGCAAGGCGGTTCTCTGTGAAAAGCCGTTCACCATGAATGCACGTCAGTTGGAGCAGCTGGTGGAGACTGCACGGGAGCGCAAGCTTTTCCTGATGGAGGGCATGTGGACACGCTTCTTGCCACCCATTGAACAAGCCAGAGCATGGATTGCAGAAGGACGGATTGGTGAAGTTCGTTTGGTCCAGGTAGACTTTGGATTCCGTGTGGGCTGGGAGCCGGAAGGAAGGCTGCTTAATCCGGATCTGGGTGGAGGCGCATTGCTGGATGCAGGGGTGTACCCGATCTCCTTTGCTTCGATGATCTTTGGCGAACAGCCCCAGCATGTATGGAGTACGGCCAATATCGGTGAGACGGGTGTGGACGAGCAGTTTTCGGTGTTGTTGTCCTATTCGGAGGGGCGTTCTGCATCACTTAGTGCTGCCATTCGTCTGAACCTCAGTAATGAAGCGGTTATCTACGGTACGGAAGGCAAGATTCGTCTGCCTTTATTCCTGGCGGGCAAAGAAGCTTATCTGCATGTGAATGGTCAGGACGAGCCCGAGAAGTTCACGGATGATCGAACATGCATTGGTTATGCTTTTGAGGCAGAAGAAGCGGGACGCTGTATCTTGGAAGGCCGCACGGAGAGCAATACCATTAAACTGGACGAATCTCTGGAAATCATGAAGCTGATGGATACGATTCGGGGCCAGTGGGGATTGCGTTACAAATCGGAGTAA
- a CDS encoding pyroglutamyl-peptidase I encodes MVKILISGFEPFGGDAVNPTGALMEALANEVMEGAELKTVLLPVHFNECADLLIAEMEAYRPDVVIACGLAKGRTAITPERIAVNVKDIPPGSYADNQGQRPVDEPIVDGSPDGIFSTLPIRAMVNDMTAAGIPAAVSNTAGTYICNNTMYRVLDHIRVGKLPIRAGFVHFPASTEMAVLQPSVPSLPIPMMLDALRIMIRTVVAES; translated from the coding sequence ATGGTGAAGATTCTGATATCTGGGTTTGAACCTTTTGGCGGGGATGCGGTGAATCCAACGGGAGCGTTAATGGAAGCTCTTGCGAACGAGGTGATGGAGGGTGCTGAGCTAAAAACAGTACTGTTGCCCGTGCACTTCAATGAATGTGCAGACCTGCTCATCGCAGAGATGGAAGCCTATCGGCCGGATGTTGTCATCGCCTGTGGGTTGGCAAAGGGCAGAACGGCCATCACACCGGAGCGGATCGCCGTTAATGTCAAAGACATTCCGCCTGGCTCCTATGCAGATAACCAGGGGCAGCGTCCGGTGGACGAGCCGATTGTAGACGGTAGCCCGGACGGTATATTCTCCACCTTGCCCATACGTGCCATGGTGAATGACATGACGGCAGCAGGTATTCCCGCTGCCGTCTCCAATACAGCAGGCACGTATATCTGTAACAACACGATGTACCGGGTGCTGGATCACATTCGAGTAGGGAAACTTCCGATCCGTGCCGGATTTGTACATTTTCCAGCCTCAACAGAGATGGCGGTGTTGCAACCTTCCGTTCCTTCGCTGCCTATTCCCATGATGCTGGATGCGCTGCGGATTATGATCCGCACGGTTGTAGCTGAATCGTAG